Proteins found in one Sphingobium sp. V4 genomic segment:
- a CDS encoding sigma-54 dependent transcriptional regulator has translation MARDGVPMLMLIDDEPAQRRLVSALASRAGWRTIFAQDGETAIAMLGTQDGMRLDAIILDQWSPDFDPSGLIREIRARRPALPILVLTAHNHVSSAVDAMRAGATDYLSKPIAPERLLAALNATVAEGGATGELRPLTEKISAPLSFEDVVGAAPQFRAALAIAAKAARARVPVLIEGESGVGKDVIARAIHAASPRHKQAMVTVNCGAIPTNLVESELFGHERGAFTGAFDRHVGKFVAADMGTIFLDEVSEMSLDAQVKLLRVLQDGEVQPIGARRPVHVDVRVIAATNRRLAEEIEAGRFREDLYYRLNVVQLTVPPLRERMGDIPALCRHLLARIATQPGLRSLGLTDDALSLLMQHPWPGNVRQLQNALFRAAVLCEGDALTPLDFPQIAVQIRAGEVADRIAARPRAITPPHRDGAGITLFEGDGHVRQLAEIEADVIRLAIGHYRGRMTEVARRLGIGRSTLYRKLAELGIDSAA, from the coding sequence ATGGCGCGCGACGGCGTACCGATGCTGATGCTGATCGACGACGAGCCGGCTCAACGGCGACTCGTTTCCGCCCTCGCATCCCGCGCCGGATGGCGCACCATCTTCGCGCAGGACGGCGAAACCGCCATCGCGATGCTGGGAACGCAGGACGGGATGCGGCTCGACGCCATCATCCTCGACCAGTGGAGCCCCGATTTCGACCCCTCCGGCCTGATCCGCGAGATTCGCGCACGGCGCCCGGCGCTCCCCATACTGGTCCTGACCGCGCATAATCATGTCTCCAGCGCCGTCGACGCCATGCGCGCCGGCGCGACAGATTATCTTTCCAAGCCGATCGCGCCCGAACGGCTGCTCGCCGCGCTGAACGCCACGGTCGCCGAAGGCGGCGCGACCGGCGAACTGCGCCCCCTGACAGAGAAGATCAGCGCGCCCCTCTCCTTCGAGGATGTGGTCGGCGCCGCGCCCCAGTTTCGCGCCGCCCTCGCCATTGCGGCCAAGGCGGCGCGCGCCCGCGTACCCGTGCTGATCGAAGGGGAAAGCGGTGTCGGCAAGGATGTGATCGCGCGCGCGATCCACGCCGCCTCGCCCCGTCACAAGCAGGCGATGGTGACCGTCAATTGCGGCGCCATTCCGACCAACCTGGTCGAATCGGAACTGTTCGGCCATGAACGCGGCGCCTTCACCGGCGCCTTCGACCGGCATGTCGGCAAGTTCGTAGCGGCCGACATGGGCACGATCTTCCTCGACGAAGTCAGCGAGATGTCGCTCGACGCGCAGGTGAAGCTGTTGCGCGTGCTCCAAGACGGCGAAGTGCAGCCGATCGGCGCCCGTCGCCCGGTGCATGTCGATGTGCGCGTGATCGCCGCCACGAACCGGCGACTCGCCGAAGAGATAGAAGCCGGTCGCTTCCGCGAGGATCTTTATTATCGCCTCAACGTCGTCCAGCTGACCGTTCCGCCGCTGCGGGAGCGGATGGGGGACATACCGGCACTCTGCCGCCATCTGCTCGCCCGCATCGCGACCCAGCCGGGCCTGCGCAGCCTGGGCCTCACCGACGATGCGCTCTCGCTGCTGATGCAGCATCCCTGGCCGGGCAATGTCCGCCAGTTGCAGAACGCCCTCTTCCGCGCCGCCGTGCTGTGCGAGGGCGATGCGCTCACCCCGCTCGACTTCCCCCAGATCGCGGTGCAGATCCGCGCCGGAGAGGTTGCGGATCGCATCGCCGCACGCCCGCGCGCGATCACCCCGCCCCATCGCGACGGCGCGGGCATCACCCTGTTCGAGGGCGACGGCCATGTCCGCCAGCTGGCGGAGATCGAAGCCGACGTCATCCGTCTGGCGATCGGCCATTATCGCGGTCGCATGACCGAAGTCGCGCGGCGGCTGGGCATCGGCCGGTCCACCCTCTACCGCAAGCTCGCCGAACTGGGCATCGACAGCGCCGCCTGA
- the cutA gene encoding divalent-cation tolerance protein CutA, translated as MSEAIMLVYTLFGSAEDARRVARQIVEEKLAACANIGAPCTSIYEWKGRIEQAAEIPVLFKTGVAQGAALQARLAELHDYERPAIIQMDARASAAFAGWIGEQTR; from the coding sequence ATGAGCGAGGCGATCATGCTGGTCTATACGCTGTTCGGATCAGCCGAGGACGCCCGGCGCGTGGCGCGCCAGATCGTCGAGGAGAAACTGGCGGCTTGCGCCAATATCGGCGCGCCCTGCACCTCGATCTATGAATGGAAGGGCAGGATCGAACAGGCGGCCGAGATCCCTGTCCTGTTCAAGACCGGCGTCGCGCAGGGCGCAGCCTTGCAGGCGCGGCTGGCCGAATTGCACGACTATGAACGGCCCGCCATCATCCAGATGGATGCGCGGGCTTCGGCCGCTTTTGCCGGCTGGATCGGGGAGCAGACGCGATGA
- a CDS encoding aa3-type cytochrome c oxidase subunit IV encodes MSNEGHIQSANETYHGFVGLMKWGTIASVIVAAIVVLLISG; translated from the coding sequence ATGTCGAACGAAGGACATATCCAGAGCGCGAACGAAACCTATCATGGTTTTGTCGGCCTGATGAAGTGGGGAACCATCGCCAGCGTGATCGTGGCGGCTATCGTGGTGCTGCTGATTTCGGGCTGA
- a CDS encoding aldehyde dehydrogenase (NADP(+)) yields MFNGAILIGASERQGGEPFYAINPATGAKGDVAFSSAMPAEVEEAAALADAAFESFSTLSPEARATFMESVADNIVAIGDLLIETAMAETGLPRARLEGERGRTVGQLRLFASYVRLGDWLDATIDKALPERAPLPRADLRRVNHSVGPVAVFGASNFPLAFSVAGGDTAAAFAAGSPVVVKGHSAHPGTGELVARAIQAAVKSCGLHEGVFSYLPGNNRALGGSLVADPRIKAVGFTGSRGGGTALMKIAAERPEPIPVYAEMSSINPVVLLPGALASRAEAMGTAFVGSLTMGSGQFCTNPGLVIALDGPDLDTFVAAAAAALSGAAPQVMLTPGIHDAYEKGVAALAGAPGVTTVARGTDPEGCNRGQAAFFSTDSATFSSNPVLAEEVFGSSSVLIRCSSIEEIIATIAGLEGQLTATLQIGEGDEGDAAKLLPTLSRKVGRILTNGWPTGVEVTHAMVHGGPFPSTADGRSTSVGTLAMMRFLRPVCYQDVPDALLPAALQDANPWGLTRRIEGKLEVAA; encoded by the coding sequence ATGTTCAACGGAGCCATCCTCATCGGCGCGAGCGAGCGCCAAGGCGGCGAGCCTTTCTACGCCATAAACCCGGCCACCGGCGCGAAGGGCGATGTCGCCTTCTCCAGCGCCATGCCCGCTGAAGTCGAGGAAGCCGCCGCGCTGGCCGACGCCGCGTTCGAAAGCTTCTCCACCCTGTCGCCCGAAGCCCGCGCAACCTTCATGGAAAGCGTCGCCGACAATATCGTCGCGATCGGCGACCTGCTGATCGAAACCGCCATGGCCGAAACCGGCCTGCCGCGCGCCCGCCTGGAAGGCGAGCGTGGCCGCACCGTCGGCCAGCTGCGCCTGTTCGCTTCCTATGTGCGCCTGGGCGACTGGCTGGACGCCACCATCGACAAGGCGCTGCCGGAGCGCGCGCCACTGCCGCGCGCGGACCTGCGCCGCGTCAACCATTCGGTCGGCCCCGTGGCCGTGTTCGGCGCGTCCAACTTCCCGCTCGCCTTCTCGGTCGCGGGTGGTGACACCGCCGCTGCCTTCGCCGCCGGCTCGCCCGTCGTCGTCAAGGGCCACAGCGCCCACCCCGGCACCGGCGAACTGGTCGCCCGCGCCATCCAGGCGGCGGTCAAGAGCTGCGGCCTGCATGAAGGCGTCTTCTCCTACCTGCCGGGCAACAACCGCGCGCTGGGCGGTTCGCTTGTCGCCGATCCCCGGATCAAGGCGGTCGGCTTCACCGGCTCGCGCGGTGGCGGCACGGCGCTGATGAAGATCGCCGCCGAACGCCCTGAACCGATCCCGGTCTATGCCGAGATGTCGTCGATCAACCCGGTCGTTCTGCTGCCCGGCGCCCTTGCTTCGCGCGCCGAAGCGATGGGCACCGCGTTCGTCGGTTCGCTGACCATGGGTTCGGGCCAGTTCTGCACCAACCCCGGCCTGGTGATCGCGCTCGACGGCCCGGATCTCGACACGTTCGTTGCCGCCGCCGCTGCCGCCCTGTCGGGCGCCGCGCCGCAGGTCATGCTGACGCCGGGCATCCACGACGCCTATGAAAAGGGCGTGGCCGCCCTCGCCGGCGCGCCAGGCGTCACCACCGTCGCCCGCGGCACCGATCCGGAAGGCTGCAACCGTGGCCAGGCCGCCTTCTTCTCGACCGACAGCGCGACCTTCTCGTCCAACCCGGTCCTCGCCGAAGAAGTGTTCGGTTCGTCGTCCGTGCTCATCCGCTGCTCCAGCATCGAAGAGATCATCGCGACCATCGCCGGCCTGGAAGGCCAGCTGACCGCAACGCTCCAGATCGGCGAAGGCGATGAAGGCGACGCGGCGAAGCTGCTGCCTACCCTGTCGCGGAAGGTGGGTCGCATCCTGACCAACGGCTGGCCCACCGGCGTCGAAGTGACCCATGCTATGGTCCATGGCGGTCCCTTCCCGTCGACGGCCGACGGCCGTTCGACATCGGTCGGCACGCTGGCGATGATGCGCTTCCTGCGCCCCGTCTGCTATCAGGACGTGCCCGACGCGCTGCTGCCCGCCGCGCTTCAGGACGCCAACCCCTGGGGCCTGACGCGCCGCATCGAAGGCAAGCTGGAAGTCGCAGCATGA
- a CDS encoding IlvD/Edd family dehydratase: MSDSPKTAPKLRSRAWFDNPDNIDMTSLYLERYLNFGLSLEELRSGKPIIGIAQTGSDLSPCNRHHIVLAERMREGIREMGGIALEFPVHPIQETGKRPTAGLDRNLAYLGLVEAIYGYPLDGVILTTGCDKTTPALLMAAATVNIPAIALSVGPMLNGWHKGERTGSGTIVWHGRQLLAAGKIDEEGFIKLVASSAPSTGYCNTMGTASTMNSLAEALGMMLPGSAAIPAPYRDRQEAAYRTGKRIVEMVHEDLKPSDIMTLDAFHNAILVNSAIGGSTNAPIHLAAIARHMGVDLPLKDWETVGHKVPLLVNLQPAGEYLGEDYYRAGGVPAVVSQLIEQGLIREGAMTVNGKTMGENCKGVEIEDEKVIRPFGQPLKEEAGFLVLSGNLFDAAVMKTSVISEEFRQRYLSNPDDPEAFEGPAVVFDGPEDYHHRIDDPATGITADTLLFMRGAGPIGYPGAAEVVNMRPPAYLITEGVSALPCIGDGRQSGTSGSPSILNASPEAAAMGGLALLETGDRVRMDLKAGTVNVLISDEELEARRARLVAEGGYKYPASQTPWQEIQRSVVGQMNTGAILEGAEKYQRIAQTMGLPRDNH, translated from the coding sequence ATGAGCGATTCGCCCAAGACTGCCCCCAAGCTGCGCAGCCGCGCCTGGTTCGACAACCCCGACAATATCGACATGACCTCGCTCTATCTGGAGCGCTACCTGAATTTCGGCTTGAGCCTTGAGGAACTGCGTAGCGGCAAGCCGATCATCGGCATCGCCCAGACCGGCAGCGACCTCAGCCCCTGTAACCGCCACCATATCGTGCTGGCCGAACGTATGCGCGAAGGTATCCGCGAAATGGGCGGCATCGCGCTGGAATTTCCGGTCCATCCGATCCAGGAAACCGGCAAGCGCCCGACCGCCGGCCTCGACCGCAACCTCGCCTATCTGGGCCTGGTCGAAGCCATTTACGGCTACCCGCTGGACGGCGTCATCCTGACCACCGGCTGCGACAAGACCACGCCCGCGCTGCTGATGGCGGCCGCCACCGTCAACATTCCCGCGATCGCCCTGTCGGTCGGCCCGATGCTGAACGGATGGCACAAGGGTGAGCGCACCGGGTCGGGCACGATCGTGTGGCATGGCCGCCAGTTGCTGGCCGCCGGAAAGATCGATGAGGAAGGTTTCATCAAGCTCGTCGCCTCCTCCGCGCCCTCGACCGGCTATTGCAACACCATGGGCACGGCATCGACCATGAACAGCCTCGCCGAAGCGCTGGGCATGATGCTGCCCGGTTCGGCGGCGATCCCCGCCCCCTATCGCGACCGTCAGGAAGCCGCCTACCGCACCGGCAAGCGCATCGTCGAAATGGTGCATGAGGATCTCAAGCCCTCCGACATCATGACGCTCGATGCCTTCCACAATGCCATCCTCGTCAATTCGGCGATCGGCGGGTCGACCAACGCGCCGATCCACCTCGCCGCCATCGCCCGCCACATGGGCGTCGACCTGCCGCTCAAGGATTGGGAGACGGTCGGGCACAAGGTGCCGCTGCTGGTGAACCTCCAGCCCGCAGGCGAATATCTGGGCGAGGATTATTATCGCGCCGGCGGCGTCCCCGCCGTCGTCAGCCAGTTGATCGAACAGGGGCTGATCCGCGAAGGCGCGATGACCGTCAATGGCAAAACCATGGGCGAAAATTGCAAGGGCGTGGAGATCGAGGATGAAAAGGTCATCCGCCCCTTTGGCCAGCCGCTCAAGGAAGAGGCCGGCTTCCTGGTCCTGTCAGGCAATCTTTTCGACGCCGCGGTCATGAAGACCAGCGTCATCAGCGAGGAATTCCGTCAGCGCTACCTGTCCAACCCCGACGATCCGGAGGCCTTTGAAGGCCCGGCGGTCGTGTTCGACGGGCCGGAGGATTACCATCACCGGATCGACGATCCGGCGACCGGCATCACCGCCGACACCTTGCTGTTCATGCGCGGCGCCGGCCCGATCGGCTATCCGGGCGCGGCGGAAGTCGTGAACATGCGTCCGCCCGCCTATCTCATCACCGAAGGCGTCAGCGCCCTGCCCTGCATCGGCGACGGCCGCCAGTCGGGCACCAGCGGCAGCCCTTCGATCCTGAACGCCTCGCCCGAAGCGGCGGCGATGGGCGGTCTTGCCCTGCTGGAAACCGGCGATCGGGTCCGCATGGACTTGAAGGCCGGCACGGTGAACGTGCTGATTTCGGACGAGGAACTGGAAGCGCGCCGGGCCAGGCTGGTCGCCGAGGGCGGGTATAAATATCCGGCTTCGCAGACCCCGTGGCAGGAAATCCAGCGCTCGGTCGTCGGCCAGATGAACACCGGCGCGATCCTGGAGGGCGCGGAGAAATATCAGCGTATCGCCCAGACCATGGGCCTGCCGCGCGACAACCATTGA
- a CDS encoding COX15/CtaA family protein: MTGSAFRSSSRPAPRAIARWLLAVAALVFCMVVVGGITRLTESGLSITQWKPITGAIPPLTHDQWMEAFRLYQQIPEYREINRGMSLGDFQFIFFWEWAHRLLGRLIGIAFALPLAWFAWKRAIPAGYGWRLVALLALGGLQGAIGWWMVKSGLSVRTDVSHYRLAVHLLTALFIIGGLIWTALDLLALTRNRAARPARLRLLAMLALTALFVQLLFGAFTAGLDAGYVSSTWPLMNDYLVPDGISWMGSFWSTLSSDPYLVHFIHRWWAWVVAALLVLLARRARRAGHRGASIAINATVGTQVLLGIATVVSGIALPLAVLHQAVGALVVASAAWGAHAIGRPGA; the protein is encoded by the coding sequence ATGACTGGATCCGCCTTTCGCTCGTCCTCCCGGCCCGCGCCGCGCGCCATCGCTCGCTGGCTGCTCGCCGTGGCCGCGCTGGTCTTCTGCATGGTGGTGGTGGGCGGCATCACCCGCCTGACCGAATCCGGACTGTCCATCACCCAGTGGAAGCCGATCACCGGTGCCATCCCGCCGCTGACCCATGACCAGTGGATGGAGGCGTTCCGCCTCTACCAGCAGATCCCCGAATATCGGGAGATCAACCGGGGCATGAGTCTGGGCGATTTCCAGTTCATCTTCTTCTGGGAATGGGCGCACCGGCTGCTGGGACGGCTGATCGGCATCGCCTTCGCCCTGCCGCTGGCCTGGTTCGCATGGAAGCGTGCGATTCCGGCCGGTTATGGCTGGCGGCTCGTCGCGTTGCTGGCGCTGGGCGGGCTGCAGGGGGCGATCGGCTGGTGGATGGTCAAGTCGGGCCTGTCGGTACGCACCGATGTCAGCCATTATCGGCTGGCGGTGCACCTGCTGACCGCGCTCTTCATCATCGGCGGCCTGATCTGGACCGCGCTCGACCTGCTGGCGCTGACGCGCAATCGGGCAGCGCGGCCGGCACGGCTGCGGCTCCTCGCGATGCTCGCACTGACCGCTCTGTTCGTGCAGCTCCTGTTCGGGGCCTTCACCGCGGGGCTGGATGCCGGTTATGTCTCCAGCACCTGGCCCTTGATGAACGACTATCTGGTGCCGGATGGGATCAGCTGGATGGGGTCCTTCTGGTCGACGCTTTCCTCCGATCCCTATCTGGTCCACTTCATCCATCGCTGGTGGGCCTGGGTTGTGGCGGCGTTGCTGGTCCTGCTGGCGCGGCGCGCCAGGCGGGCGGGGCATCGCGGCGCGTCGATTGCCATCAACGCCACGGTGGGAACGCAGGTGTTGCTCGGCATCGCCACGGTGGTCAGCGGGATCGCGCTGCCGCTGGCGGTGTTGCACCAGGCGGTGGGTGCGCTGGTGGTGGCGTCGGCCGCCTGGGGAGCCCATGCCATCGGACGGCCCGGCGCATGA
- a CDS encoding PAS domain-containing sensor histidine kinase: MNPVSGLAERIAAQGPLGKLTAALDGASPLGPVDGWSPILVSTVQLMLSSRAEIVLFWGQQLCALYNDAYAPTIGDKHPHALGRPARDGWAELWDDLGPLLQSVLEQGKTIHAKDRPFYIERDKGRGEEVFFDISYSPVFEADGSIGGVLCIVSETTRRVLAERQTTAERDRLWSLARDPFLITDTNGIWLAASPAWSDILGWPLDQLVGSDARWIEHPDDIARTRAQLGDILSGDASPRYENRYRTTDGLYRTFSWTSVLDGDRIYCVARDVTEHRAEARARAEAEAALRQAQKMETLGQLTGGVAHDFNNLLQVVTGNLELLQRSLPTDPPRLKRAADNAMAGAERAAILTQRLLAFSRRQPLSPQPMDPNRLIAGMSDLFQRTLGETIEVRSVPQEGAWTIEVDHNQMENALLNLAVNARDAMPGGGKLDIEIDNIEIDSAQAVRDGEMPPGQYVRISLSDSGAGMDADTLRHAVEPFFTTKDVGRGTGLGLSMVYGFIKQSGGHLQVYSEPGQGTCVKLYLPRHHGVPPVENSDEPTPPQTIGGTETILLCEDDDNVRAYSAAVLRDLGYRVVEAGDAAQALGALGIATHPIDLLFTDVVLPGGMSGADLAREAHIRAPDLKILFTTGYARNAIIHQGRLEAGVELLTKPFTYSELAAKVRAMLDRHPGQADQRP; this comes from the coding sequence ATGAACCCCGTGTCCGGATTAGCCGAGAGAATCGCCGCGCAGGGACCGCTGGGCAAGCTCACCGCGGCCCTCGACGGCGCGTCGCCGCTCGGGCCGGTCGACGGCTGGTCGCCCATCCTCGTTTCCACAGTCCAGCTGATGCTGTCATCCCGGGCGGAAATCGTGCTCTTCTGGGGGCAGCAGCTCTGCGCCCTGTACAATGATGCCTATGCGCCCACCATCGGCGACAAACATCCGCATGCGCTGGGGCGTCCGGCGCGGGACGGCTGGGCCGAACTGTGGGACGATCTGGGGCCGTTGCTGCAATCGGTGCTGGAGCAGGGCAAGACGATCCACGCCAAGGATCGCCCCTTCTATATCGAACGCGACAAGGGACGCGGGGAGGAAGTGTTTTTCGACATTTCCTATTCGCCCGTGTTCGAAGCGGACGGCTCGATCGGCGGCGTGTTATGCATCGTCAGTGAAACCACGCGCCGCGTCCTGGCCGAGCGGCAGACGACAGCCGAGCGCGATCGGCTCTGGTCGCTGGCCCGCGACCCTTTCCTGATCACCGACACGAATGGCATCTGGCTCGCCGCCAGCCCGGCCTGGAGCGACATATTAGGCTGGCCGCTCGACCAGTTGGTGGGGAGCGACGCCCGATGGATCGAGCATCCCGACGACATCGCCCGGACGCGCGCGCAATTGGGCGACATCCTGTCCGGTGACGCGTCGCCCCGATACGAAAACCGCTACCGGACCACAGACGGTCTGTACCGCACCTTCAGCTGGACCTCCGTTCTTGACGGGGACCGTATCTATTGCGTCGCCCGCGACGTCACCGAGCATCGCGCCGAAGCCCGCGCCCGCGCCGAGGCCGAGGCCGCGCTGCGCCAGGCGCAGAAGATGGAAACGCTGGGCCAGTTGACCGGCGGGGTCGCGCACGACTTCAACAATCTGCTCCAGGTCGTCACCGGCAATCTGGAACTGCTGCAACGCAGCCTGCCGACGGACCCGCCGCGCCTCAAACGGGCCGCGGACAATGCCATGGCCGGAGCGGAGCGCGCGGCGATCCTGACCCAGCGCCTGCTCGCCTTCTCCCGCCGCCAGCCGCTCAGTCCGCAGCCCATGGACCCCAACCGGCTGATCGCCGGCATGTCCGATCTGTTCCAGCGGACACTGGGCGAGACGATAGAGGTCCGCAGCGTGCCGCAGGAGGGTGCCTGGACGATCGAGGTCGACCACAACCAGATGGAGAATGCGCTGCTCAACCTGGCGGTCAATGCGCGCGACGCGATGCCGGGCGGCGGCAAACTCGACATCGAAATAGACAATATCGAGATCGATTCCGCGCAGGCCGTGCGCGACGGCGAGATGCCGCCCGGCCAATATGTGCGGATCAGCCTGTCCGATAGCGGCGCGGGCATGGACGCCGACACGCTGCGCCATGCGGTCGAGCCATTCTTCACCACCAAGGATGTCGGGCGCGGCACGGGCCTGGGCCTGTCCATGGTCTATGGCTTCATCAAACAATCTGGCGGCCATTTGCAGGTCTATTCCGAACCCGGCCAGGGCACCTGCGTCAAGCTCTACCTGCCCCGCCATCATGGCGTGCCGCCGGTCGAGAACAGCGACGAGCCTACCCCTCCACAGACGATCGGCGGCACGGAGACGATCCTGCTGTGCGAGGATGACGACAATGTGCGCGCCTATTCGGCCGCTGTTCTGCGCGATCTGGGCTATCGGGTGGTGGAGGCCGGCGATGCAGCGCAGGCGCTCGGCGCGCTCGGCATCGCGACGCACCCGATTGACCTGCTCTTCACCGATGTCGTGCTGCCCGGCGGCATGAGCGGCGCCGATCTTGCCCGCGAAGCGCATATCCGCGCCCCGGACCTCAAGATCCTCTTCACCACCGGCTATGCCCGCAACGCCATCATCCACCAAGGTCGGCTCGAGGCGGGCGTCGAACTGCTCACAAAGCCGTTCACCTATTCCGAACTGGCGGCGAAGGTGCGCGCCATGCTGGACCGCCATCCGGGCCAGGCGGATCAGCGGCCCTGA
- a CDS encoding NAD(P) transhydrogenase subunit alpha, protein MKIAIVKEQAAGERRVAATPETVKKFKALGADVAVEAGAGLTASIADADYAAAGAAVADRGATVAGADIILGVQGPAPESLAGAKSGAWIAAGLNPFGERARVDAYAAAGFEALAMEFMPRITRAQSMDILSSQSNLSGYKAVLDAAAEYGKAFPMMMTAAGTVSAAKAFIMGVGVAGLQAIATARRLGAQVSATDVRAATREQIESLGAKAIFVEKVAGIEGEGSGGYATEMSDEYKAAQAELVSAHIAKQDIVITTALIPGRPAPRLITDAQIATMKPGSVIVDLAVEQGGNVEGAVAGEVVERHGVRIVGHRNVPSRLATDASALFSRNLYNFLSAFWDKDKNAPVLDEEIGNAIRLTQGGKVVNERLLSS, encoded by the coding sequence ATGAAAATAGCAATCGTGAAAGAACAGGCGGCGGGCGAACGACGGGTCGCCGCGACGCCCGAGACGGTTAAGAAGTTCAAGGCGCTGGGCGCCGATGTCGCCGTCGAGGCCGGCGCCGGGCTGACGGCGTCGATCGCCGACGCCGACTATGCGGCGGCGGGCGCGGCGGTGGCCGATCGGGGCGCGACGGTCGCGGGCGCGGACATCATCCTGGGCGTGCAGGGACCGGCGCCCGAAAGCCTGGCCGGTGCGAAGTCTGGCGCCTGGATCGCGGCGGGGCTCAACCCCTTTGGCGAGCGCGCGCGGGTCGATGCCTATGCGGCAGCCGGGTTCGAGGCTCTGGCGATGGAGTTCATGCCCCGCATCACCCGCGCCCAGTCGATGGATATTCTCTCGTCCCAGTCGAACCTGTCCGGTTACAAGGCGGTGCTCGATGCCGCCGCCGAATATGGCAAGGCCTTCCCGATGATGATGACGGCGGCCGGCACTGTGTCGGCGGCCAAGGCCTTCATCATGGGCGTGGGCGTCGCGGGCCTCCAGGCGATCGCCACCGCGCGGCGTCTGGGCGCGCAGGTGTCCGCTACCGACGTCCGCGCTGCGACCAGGGAGCAGATTGAATCGCTCGGCGCCAAGGCGATCTTCGTGGAGAAGGTCGCGGGCATCGAGGGCGAGGGCAGCGGCGGCTATGCCACCGAAATGTCCGACGAATATAAAGCCGCGCAGGCCGAACTGGTGTCGGCCCATATTGCCAAGCAGGACATCGTCATCACCACCGCCCTGATCCCAGGCCGTCCTGCGCCGCGCCTCATCACCGACGCGCAGATCGCGACGATGAAACCCGGCAGCGTGATAGTCGACCTGGCGGTCGAGCAGGGCGGCAATGTCGAGGGCGCTGTAGCGGGCGAAGTGGTCGAGCGCCACGGCGTCCGGATCGTGGGTCATCGCAACGTGCCCTCCCGACTCGCGACCGACGCCTCGGCGCTCTTCTCGCGCAACCTCTATAATTTCCTGTCGGCCTTCTGGGACA
- a CDS encoding Gfo/Idh/MocA family oxidoreductase, which produces MTIRAGLVGLGKIARDQHLPAILKVDGIDLVAVASRNAQGEGVNNYPDLGAMLAGEPDLDAVILCQPPQVRYSAARQALLAGKHVFLEKPPGATVSEVEALTALAKAQGVTLYASWHSRYAAAVAQAKGWIAERTIRRISIQWREDVRHWHPGQPWIWEAGGFGVFDPGINALSILTEIVPEPVTVLSASLEVPENKDAPIGATLAMATASGAPIDTVFDWRQTGPQTWDIAVETDTGSLLLSEGGNTLRLDGEVQLKAPDEEYPAMYRRFVGLVADKAIDADTAPLRLVADAFLCGRHCPTAAFED; this is translated from the coding sequence ATGACGATCCGGGCAGGTCTGGTAGGCCTCGGCAAGATCGCGCGCGACCAGCATCTGCCCGCGATTCTGAAGGTCGACGGCATCGATCTGGTCGCCGTCGCCAGCCGCAACGCGCAGGGCGAGGGGGTGAATAACTACCCCGACCTCGGCGCGATGCTGGCGGGCGAGCCGGACCTCGATGCCGTCATCCTCTGTCAGCCGCCGCAGGTCCGTTATTCTGCGGCCCGGCAGGCGTTGCTGGCAGGCAAGCATGTCTTCCTGGAAAAGCCGCCGGGCGCGACCGTTTCCGAAGTGGAGGCGCTGACCGCCCTCGCCAAGGCGCAGGGGGTCACGCTCTATGCCAGCTGGCACAGCCGCTACGCCGCCGCCGTGGCGCAGGCCAAGGGCTGGATCGCCGAACGGACGATCCGGCGCATTTCGATCCAGTGGCGCGAGGATGTCCGCCACTGGCATCCCGGCCAGCCCTGGATCTGGGAAGCGGGCGGCTTCGGCGTGTTCGATCCTGGCATCAACGCCCTGTCGATCCTGACCGAGATCGTGCCCGAACCCGTCACCGTCCTTTCCGCCAGCCTCGAGGTGCCGGAAAACAAGGACGCGCCGATCGGTGCGACCCTGGCCATGGCGACGGCGTCCGGCGCGCCGATCGACACCGTGTTCGACTGGCGCCAGACCGGCCCGCAGACCTGGGACATCGCGGTCGAGACCGACACGGGCAGCCTGCTCCTGTCCGAGGGCGGCAACACGCTGCGGCTCGACGGCGAGGTGCAGCTGAAGGCGCCGGACGAGGAATATCCGGCCATGTATCGCCGTTTCGTCGGCCTGGTGGCGGACAAGGCGATCGACGCCGACACGGCGCCGCTGCGGCTGGTGGCGGATGCCTTCCTTTGCGGACGGCATTGCCCTACGGCTGCTTTCGAGGATTGA